In Osmia bicornis bicornis chromosome 1, iOsmBic2.1, whole genome shotgun sequence, the following proteins share a genomic window:
- the LOC114875440 gene encoding uncharacterized protein MAL13P1.304-like isoform X4 gives MASDLSSECTETIGVLDEKEEGEISLEDVSSSEEGHLNYGYGARVSQCSNCLSTQHNAAWCTASAKFYPSKGSSNRRVEVDLILQDAVQGKENRHQIKESGCIGTKHPVSTLQEKNDDDLVPISSDSDMEIVGLADNSKQIVIYTSSKSRAKKKKKKKRNHAPVMTVDDLVSASTVDVTVPADISILKHDATKNNSSRSHHREISPVHKTSRSRVISRSPPRRHRSLIRARSPFRRSKSPIIRARSPLRRSPRRLKSPKRSPYRSSGKTIPRKTSHPEAVSSSHNYVDTHKLLKKVRKLDSIGTHSLEETLNKNKEHASSLKEKLTNMLKGVPDNNSDVTKDKLTNYVNKNELNDVDDEEDLALLRQKALETKQNKSSKPNDQPKTESGKKVNANINDDQDEEDLELRMIALRSAVLKKHQNRVQKGMKSGTYKKSKIFRSESPFSQSFLDSIPIPGEELSNFASPPHTPLPMNENNHTEDMELDTDVEREKEKLPYSPTDKITANIPMDTELLGIQPSDVSFINLNAVNNSPGFNVSMVPSQDSQTPYQAKIIENRSYLPNVVYYTPLQNSICATTNANIQYPTTDQIQTSKSDFMKVHTSHLSEQHYGNACNILKSNISEFADINSSQEMPYSPTDTPVYDPDLSHALPQTPGPDSSLVSLESYNSNIHGNSEQGSHVLTTQQTQTSKETISSTENEQLNKAETLSIEPIVGSATTSLMESVSPSSSMVTIDDFPETDADASPLTDLITKSKTTENIPNNLNNIEGTISEPLYMKGIPDITKDANKIPTLINRTLVPAPILKTNKQLQQPLSVKKSITQQEPTFKSAEMQPVIINEETTTKANTAFKPMKLISFPQKSHSVLAIPTVFHESLHDESTDETDKNIPLIEDNQNVIHDTTTTNTEDLNNTCDTKSSTQKKKKHIRRGQKRKSAGSISLATKKTALCKNNDNTNINKKIRQTSDIIHSDNKQNNEKLEKPDVKDNTIEPISEASGNVANHKSIISPEKTEVIPTRDILSNEALQEIKNAENRRESLDEDEEALRASLLASLPKRTKPSNNDPNSAATTVVSVTSTRALTNQTEPKITLPMVNTSSTIIRNSTTCLINLYSSENDKNQSNSRDKIGNTIPQGSISAETVKTLGQPVTSGRKRSLTITKGSQKKLMKRIAIPASTKVVNNAKKYQNTMLQKKLNLQKAVYNKQKITENKITSKVQSNDTKWSTSTKALCETQRIVINLGSDSESDSESERQKNKSASTTNSPTVDKSQSVTNSTLEFEKNLEQFLRDVRKKQESMAAARPTSISQTPKKDTVLNTKSEQSNSSNLHTPLAVRHLPAPQQEEYRRLKQQILEREKLKLHKTIENNTSVKNTNMEVSSKSVLSNSPNKKLYTKVNQTTFVKSQNINAQQLNKENCSKNLDSIKDTSISTNNIQLGIDRASSMERQENISPKLTKTMANLNIRVSTENNLNKTTSNSTFEYTTRKVIEIPPNKAQIKTKISPGLKILSSDEVNRKYVQVQVKNDTNERVVTINDKVTLNNKAVINRNENISENNDSNRKNDTDQVVQSVGKELTPDDTPSSNNDVDSDASTVILPKENRCIERRESIDTSESTVRLSDYQNNSRTSTSTENKNDSPCLSPKTEPLNDKISIEENWDAIKRDVKTELSTLINLSRVEQERHLMDTEQKLVMKRYTILDDLAEMSSKIRQWDMERDLQANLAAEVKKLREQLKVAEERLQLQRDRINNIGPKVVAAHGKINVGRQECFKLVTICSTLGSRIIGKEYKVPEAGAQLLDSRLKEVANHTRQLSRKKVPSIDIPEIYDLSKSAEETASTTYTEISQSESLLLEEYNVNNVDPTILNETNEAENTTSLEVTTVNVNEESSKQENVELNNVTLTNDNKDTSEQNNNEKKALTDQTKISDTNVATPSTSNSKDAQDKGSKKSPENNSAKPESPEVSNKEINSITSNQELQTKKTLLPYESILMHFKVPRYCF, from the exons ATGGCTAGCGATTTATCGAGTGAGTGTACTGAAACAATTGGAGTGCTAGatgagaaagaagaaggtgAAATATCCTTGGAAGATGTAAGTTCTTCCGAGGAAGGACACTTAAATTATGGATATGGAGCTAGAGTTTCTCAGTGTTCTAACTGTTTATCAACACAACATAATGCAGCATGGTGCACTGCTTCTGCCAAATTTTATCCTTCCAAAGGCTCTTCAAATAGAAGAG TAGAAGTTGACCTTATTCTACAAGATGCAGTCCAGGGAAAAGAAAACCGTCATCAGATCAAAGAATCAGGATGCATTGGAACAAAACATCCAGTTTCTACTCttcaagaaaaaaatgatgatgatCTTGTGCCTATTTCAAGCGACAGTGATATGGAAATTGTTGGTCTTGCAGATAATTCTAAGCAAATTGTAATATATACTTCCTCAAAAAGTAgagcaaaaaagaaaaaaaagaagaaaagaaatcatGCACCTGTAATGACAGTGGATGATTTAGTTTCTGCATCTACTGTGGATGTGACTGTGCCTgcagatatcagtatattaaagcATGATGCtacaaaaaataattcttcaaGATCTCATCATAGAGAAATAAGTCCTGTTCATAAAACTAGTAGATCAAGAGTGATTTCAAGATCACCTCCCAGAAGGCATAGGTCCCTTATAAGAGCACGTTCTCCATTCAGAAGATCGAAATCTCCAATTATTCGTGCTAGATCACCATTAAGGAGATCTCCAAGAAGACTTAAATCTCCTAAAAGATCACCATACAGATCATCAGGAAAAACAATACCAAGAAAAACATCACATCCTGAGGCAGTGTCTTCATCTCATAACTATGTAGATACACATAAACTCCTTAAAAAAGTCAGAAAACTAGATTCAATAGGAACACATTCTCTGGAAGAGACACTAAATAAAAACAAGGAACATGCATCTTCattaaaggaaaaattaacaaatatgtTGAAAGGAGTTCCTGACAATAATAGTGATGTAACAAAGGATAAACTTACTAATTATGTAAACAAGAATGAACTTAATGATGTAGATGACGAAGAGGATTTAGCACTGCTAAGACAGAAAGCACTTGAGACAAAACAGAATAAATCAAGTAAACCTAATGATCAACCAAAGACTGAGAGTGGAAAAAAAGTAAATGCAAATATAAATGATGATCAAGATGAGGAGGATTTAGAATTGAGGATGATTGCACTTCGTTCTGCAGTGCTAAAGAAACATCAAAATAGGGTTCAGAAGGGTATGAAGTCAGGAACATACAAGAAATCTAAGATTTTTCGTAGTGAGAGTCCATTCAGTCAAAGTTTTTTGGATAGTATTCCCATACCTGGAGAGGAATTGTCAAATTTTGCGTCGCCACCTCATACACCACTTCCTATGAATGAAAATAACCACACTGAAGACATGGAATTAGATACAGATGTtgagagagaaaaggaaaaattgcCATATTCTCCAACAGATAAAATTACTGCCAATATACCTATGGATACAGAATTATTAGGTATTCAACCATCTGATGTATCGTTCATCAATCTCAATGCAGTAAATAATAGTCCAGGTTTTAATGTATCTATGGTACCTAGTCAGGATAGTCAGACACCCTACCAAgcaaaaattattgaaaaccgAAGTTACTTACCAAATGTTGTATATTATACACCTTTGCAAAATTCGATATGTGCAACAACAAATGCGAATATACAATATCCTACAACTGATCAGATACAGACTTCTAAATCAGATTTTATGAAAGTACATACCTCTCATTTAAGTGAGCAGCATTATGGAAATGCGtgtaatattttgaaaagtaaTATTTCCGAATTTGCAGATATCAATTCAAGTCAAGAAATGCCTTACTCTCCAACTGATACTCCTGTATATGATCCTGATCTATCACATGCACTTCCACAAACTCCTGGTCCTGATTCTTCCTTAGTTTCTTTGGAATCTTATAATTCCAATATACATGGAAATAGTGAACAAGGTAGTCATGTATTAACAACACAACAAACACAAACTTCAAAAGAAACAATTAGTTCAACTGAAAATGAACAACTAAATAAGGCAGAAACACTTTCTATAGAACCAATTGTTGGCTCTGCTACAACTTCCCTTATGGAATCAGTGTCACCCAGTAGTTCAATGGTAACAATTGATGATTTTCCTGAAACTGATGCAGATGCAAGCCCATTGactgatttaattacaaaaagtaAAACTACAGAGAACAttccaaataatttaaacaatatCGAAGGAACAATCTCAGAGCCACTTTACATGAAAGGAATACCAGATATTACCAAAGATGCAAATAAAATACCAACATTAATTAATAGAACACTTGTTCCAGCACCAATTTTAAAAACTAATAAACAGTTGCAACAACCATTGTCTGTAAAAAAGAGTATTACACAACAGGAACCTACATTTAAAAGTGCAGAAATGCAACCAGTCATTATTAATGAAGAAACTACTACAAAGGCAAATACTGCCTTTAAAccaatgaaattaatatctttCCCACAAAAATCCCATTCTGTTTTAGCAATACCTACTGTATTTCATGAGTCATTGCATGATGAGTCAACTGATGAAACAGATAAAAATATCCCCTTAATAGAAGATAATCAGAATGTAATACATGATACTACCACGACAAATACAGAAGACTTAAATAATACTTGTGATACTAAAAGTTCAAcacagaagaaaaagaagcatATAAGAAGGGgacaaaagagaaaaagtGCTGGTTCAATATCATTGGCCACTAAGAAAACTGCACTATGTAAAAATAATGACAATacaaacataaataaaaagatacgTCAGACATCTGATATTATTCATTCtgataataaacaaaataatgaaaaactTGAAAAACCAGATGTGAAAGATAATACAATTGAACCTATTTCAGAAGCTTCAGGAAATGTTGCTAATCATAAGAGTATAATTTCTCCAGAAAAAACTGAAGTAATACCAACTAGAGATATCTTATCTAACGAGGCATtacaagaaattaaaaatgcagaaaatagaagagaaagtttagatgaagatgaagaagCATTAAGAGCATCTCTGTTAGCTTCTTTACCAAAACGAACAAAACCAAGTAATAATGATCCAAATTCAGCTGCAACTACAGTAGTATCTGTTACATCAACTCGAGCGCTTACTAATCAAACTGAACCAAAAATTACATTGCCTATGGTTAACACATCTAGTACAATAATCAGAAATAGTACAACatgtttgataaatttatatagttcagaaaatgataaaaatcaGTCAAATTCAAGGGACAAGATAGGCAACACAATCCCACAAGGAAGTATATCTGCAGAAACTGTAAAAACTTTAGGCCAACCAGTGACTTCTGGGAGGAAGAGATCACTTACTATAACTAAGGGCTCACAAAAGAAACTTATGAAAAGAATTGCAATTCCTGCAAGTACAAAAGTTGTAAATAATGCAAAGAAATATCAAAATACAATGCTTcagaagaaattaaatttacaaaaagcAGTTTacaataaacaaaaaataacagaaaataaaattacgtcTAAAGTGCAATCTAATGACACCAAATGGTCTACCAGTACAAAGGCATTATGTGAAACGCAAagaattgttataaatttggGATCCGACTCCGAAAGTGATTCCGAATCTGAACGACAAAAGAACAAATCTGCTTCAACAACCAATTCACCCACAGTAGACAAATCACAATCAGTAACAAATTCTACACTAGAATTTGAGAAAAATTTAGAACAATTTTTACGAGATGTACGAAAAAAGCAAGAATCTATGGCAGCTGCAAGACCAACTTCAATATCACAAACCCCCAAAAAAGATACAGTATTAAATACTAAATCAGAACAATCAAATTCATCCAATCTTCATACACCACTG gCTGTACGTCATTTGCCGGCACCCCAGCAAGAGGAATATCGTCGATTAAAACAACAAATTCTAGAACGCGAGAAATTGAAGTTACATAAAACTATAGAAAATAATACTTCagtaaaaaatacaaatatggAAGTATCTTCAAAGTCTGTACTGTCCAACAGTCCAAATAAGAAATTGTATACAAAAGTGAATCAGACAACGTTTGTAAAAAGTCAGAATATAAATGCACAACAATTAAATAAGGAAAATTGTTCTAAAAATTTAGATTCGATAAAAGATACATCTATAAGTACAAATAATATTCAGTTAGGTATTGATAGAGCAAGCAGCATGGAGAGACAAGAAAATATCAGTCCAAAACTAACAAAAACCATGGCAAATCTTAATATACGCGTGTCCACTGAAAATAATCTGAATAAAACAACTAGTAATTCTACATTTGAATACACAACACGCAAAGTTATCGAAATACCTCCCAACAAAGCtcaaataaaaacaaaaatttcacCCGGTTTAAAAATTCTGTCCTCAGATGAAGTAAATCGAAAATACGTACAAGTACAAGTGAAAAATGATACAAACGAACGAGTAGTAACGATAAATGATAAAGTGACCTTAAATAATAAAGCAGTAATTaatcgaaatgaaaatatttctgaaaataaCGATAGTAATAGGAAAAATGATACGGATCAAGTTGTCCAGTCTGTTGGAAAGGAACTTACTCCTGATGATACTCCAtccagtaataatgatgtggATTCAGATGCATCAACTGTTATTTTACCAAAAGAAAATCGGTGTatagaaagaagagaaagtaTTGATACATCCGAATCTACAGTTCGACTTTCAGACTATCAAAATAATAGCCGTACATCGACAAGTacggaaaataaaaatgacagTCCATGTTTGTCGCCCAAAACTGAACCATTAAACGACAAAATAAGCATAGAAGAAAATTGGGACGCAATTAAAAGGGATGTTAAAACGGAGTTGAGTACTCTTATTAATCTTTCACGGGTGGAGCAAGAGCGACATTTAATGGATACCGAACAAAAATTAGTTATGAAACG GTATACAATTTTGGATGATCTGGCGGAAATGTCGAGTAAGATTCGTCAGTGGGACATGGAACGTGATCTACAGGCAAATTTAGCTGCAGAAGTAAAGAAACTTCGAGAGCAACTTAAAGTTGCTGAAGAGAGATTACAATTGCAACGTGATCGTATTAATAACATAGGTCCAAAGGTAGTAGCGGCACATGGAAAAATCAACGTTGGCCGACAAGAGTGCTTTAAACTTGTAACAATTTGTTCAACTTTGGGAAGTAGGATTATAGGAAAAGAATACAA GGTACCTGAAGCTGGAGCACAACTTTTAGATAGTAGACTAAAAGAAGTTGCTAATCATACGCGGCAACTTTCCCGGAAAAAAGTACCGTCTATTGACATTCCTGAAATATATGATTTGTCAAAATCAGCAGAAGAAACTGCATCTACTACGTACACAGAAATTTCACAAAGTGAAAGTTTATTATTAGAAGagtataatgtaaataatgttGATCCAACAATCTTAAACGAAACGAACGAAGCTGAAAATACTACATCATTAGAAGTAACTACAGTAAACGTAAATGAAGAATCAAGTAAACAAGAAAACGTGGAATTAAATAACGTAACTCTAACTAATGATAATAAAGATACATCTGAACagaataataatgaaaaaaaagcaCTAACTGATCAAACAAAAATAAGTGATACTAATGTTGCTACGCCTAGTACTTCTAACTCGAAAGATGCTCAAGATAAGGGTTCTAAAAAATCACCAGAAAATAACTCAGCCAAGCCTGAATCACCGGAAGTTAGcaacaaagaaataaattctataacATCCAACCAAGAGCTTCAAACGAAGAAGACGCTTTTACCTTATGAATCAATATTGATGCACTTTAAAGTGCCAAG GTACTGTTTCTGA